The window GCCAGGCCCGGGGAGCACGCCGACAACGGCAGCACCACGGCCAGCGACAGCACGACAGCCCGGACCACTCGACGCATGGGCACCACAGTACTGACCGGTGATCAGCGGTCGCGGAGGTAGCGCAGGTACAGATAGCCGTCGCCGTCGGTCAGCGCGTGGCCCAGGACCATGCCGCTGCGCACCTCGCCGTCGCCGGTCACGATGCGTCCGGGGCCGCCGCCCAGCAGCAGCGGCGCGACGGTCACACAGAGTTCGTCGACGAGGTCGTCGTCGGTGAACATGCCGAGGATTCCCGGTCCGCCTTCGGTGAGCACGCGCCGCAACCCCCGCTCGGCGAGCAGCGTGAGCGCTTGGGCCGGGTCGACGGAGTCCGGCTGCGCCCCGGACGCGTCGAGGACCTCGGCGACCGACCCCAGCAGCCGCCGGGTGTCGTCCAGTGCGCGCGTCGAGGTCAGGATCAGCGGGGGCACGTCGGTGCGGGTGAACAGTTTCGCGTCCCGGTCCAGCCGGCCGGATCGGGTGAGCACCGCGATGGGCGGCACCTCGGACTGTCCGCGTTGCTGCCGGGCCAGGCGGGCGGAGGCGCTGAGCCGCACCCCGGAGTAGTCCTCGGACCGCACGGTCTGCGCGCCGACGACGATCACGTCGGCGAGTTCACGCAGTGCGGAGAACAGCGCGCGGTCCCCGTCGCCGCCGAGGCCGCCGGACTTGCCGGCGCTGGTCGCGCCGCCGTCGACGGAGGTGATCATGTTGGCGCGCACCCAGCAGGAGTCCAGCCCGTCGGGATAGGGGTAGTGCGCGGCGAGGTCCGGTACGCCGACGGCATCCGTTCGGCCCAAGAGTGTGAAGTGCGTCCCGTCACCGCTACCGGACATACGAGAAATCAGAACACGCCGTTAAGGTGCCTGCATGCACGGGTCCAGCGATGTCGAGCATCTGGTCGATCGGCATCCCAGCGTCACACCGGAGCGGCTGGTCGCTCAGCTGATCCCGCCGCCCACGTTCGCCGACGTCAGCTTCGACACCTACCGGCCCGACCCGTCGGAACCGTCGCAGGCCGCGGCGGTGCAGACCTGCCGGAAGTTCGCCGAGCAGGCGGTAGAGCGCCGGGCGGGCAAGAAGAAGTTGTTCGGCAAGCGCGAGGTGCTGCCCGGCGTCGGGGTGTACCTCGACGGCGGCTTCGGCGTCGGCAAGACCCATCTGCTGGCGTCGTCGTACTACGAGGTGGCGGGGCGTTCGGATTACCGGCAGGCGTTCGCGACGTTCGGCGAGTTGACCCAGCTCGCCGGGGTGTTCGGGTTCATGGAGTGCATCGAGCTGCTGTCGGATTACGCGCTGGTGTGCATCGACGAGTTCGAGCTCGACGATCCGGGGAACACGACGCTGATCTCGCGCCTGTTGTCGGCGCTGGTCGAGCGCGGGGTGTCGGTGGCGGCGACGTCGAATACGCTGCCCGAGCAACTCGGTGAGGGCCGCTTCGCCGCCCAGGATTTCCTGCGTGAGATCAACACGCTCGCATCGATGTTCACGACCGTGCGGATCGAGGGACCTGACTACCGGCATCGTGACCTGCCGCCCGCGCCGGAGCCGCCGACCGACGACGAGGTGGCCCGGTGGGCGGCCGAGGCGGACGGGGCCACGCTGGATGATTTCGATGCGTTGTGCGCGCACCTGGCCACGATGCACCCGTCGCGGTATCTGACGCTGATCGAAGGGGTTTCGCAGGTGTTCGTCACCGGCGTGCATCCGATTGACGATCAGAACGTGGCGTTGCGGTTGGTCTCGCTGACCGACCGGCTCTACGACGCGGGCATTCCCGTGGTGGCGTCGGGCACCAAGCTCGACACCATCTTCAGCGAGGAGATGCTTGCCGGCGGGTTCCGCAAGAAGTACCTGCGGGCAACGTCGCGTCTACTGGCGCTGACGGCGGCGGGTCAGGCCGGCCGCACCATCACATAGTCCTGTTCCCAGTGGCCGCCGAGGCGGAATGTCTTGGTGCCGGCGACGGCGAAGCCGTGCTTGGCGTAGAACCGCTGGGCCCGCTCGTTGCGCTGGTTGACGCCGAGCCACACCGACGCGGCCTCCCGGGTCCGGGCGCGCTCGACGACGGCGTCCATCAGTGCCGACGACACGCCGGCGCCGTGACTTTCGGGCACCACGTACAGCTTCGACAGCTCGACGGCCGGTCTGACAGTCACCGCCGACGACACGTCCGGATCGTCGGAGACACCGTCAATCGTCATGGCGTACCCCATGATTCGGCCATCCGCCACGGCGACGAGCACGCCGCGCCGCGGATCGGCGAGGTAATCGGCGAAGCGTTCGCGGGTCAGGTTCTCGGCGATGAACGCGGCGACGTCGTCAGGGCTGACCGACGGCGGGCAGGCAAGCGGGAAGGTGCGGGCGGCGACGTCGGCGAGTTCGGCGAGCTGGTCTTCGGTGGCGGGCTGGACCGTCAGCCGACGTTCCACTGGGCCAGTCGCAGTCCGGTGAGCTTGTCGAGCAGCACGACGTTCGAGACGAGGTCGCGGTAGCAGTCCCACCACACACCACCGGTCATGGTCTGGCCGACCCGGGCGCTCGCCATCATGTTCTGCAGCGCGTCGGGAGCGTCGCTGTTGCGGGGCTCGTAGGCGTCTCCGGTCGGGGTGACCCCGCGGAACGCGAAGGTGATCCCCATGGCGTACGGCGTGGGCAACTGCACGGGCGTGATCGTCACGTCGGCGCGGAACACCTGATTGCGCGGGGCGCGCGGGGGATAGCCGAATCCGGGCGGAGGGGGCGTGGGCACGATGTTGTTGACCGACACGTCGGCAACGAGCCCCTTGAATTCGACCCGCAACACGTCGCCGAGCCGCCCGATAGGGATGCCGGCCGCCGAAGCCGGTGACGCCATCACCCCCGCCAGTGTTGCCAGGGTGGCGGTCAGGAGAACGAGCCAGCGACGCATGCTTGGCATGATCGCACACCCCTTCCGTCGACTGGATGGTCTTGGTGCTTCATCCGCTGCTCGATTCCAATTGCAGCAGCGCGGTCTTGGCCTCCGGCCCGCCGATGTACTGGCCGCTCGTCCCGTCGGATCGCACGACACGGTGGCACGGAATGACCACCGGCAACGGGTTGTGGGCGCACGCCGAGCCCACCGCGCGGACGGCGCGCGGGCTTCCGACCGCGGCCGCGACGTCGGCATAACTTGCCCGCCGCCCGTAGCCGATGTGGCGCAGGTGTTCGACGACGTTGCGTCGGAACCCGCGCGCCAGAGTCAGATCCACGGCGACGTCGAACGTGGTGCGGCGCTTCGCGAAGTACTCGTCCAGTTGGCGGGCGACGTCGTCGAGTCGGTCGGGGGCCCGCAGGATGCGCGGGCTCACGGACTCGGCGAGACGGGCCAGCACGACCTCGTGCCCCTCGACGTCGAAGGCCACCCGGACCAGGCCCGCGGGGGTCGCCGCCAGCAGAAGGGTGCCGACGGGGGAGTCGATCGTCCGGTAGGCCACGTCGAGCACTCCGGCCGGTTCGGCCGCCTCGGCGAGACGGTCGTGCAGCCTCCGCAACGTGTCGTCCTCGTCGGAGGTGGGAATGTCGAAGCCCGGAACGTCAAAAGCGATGTCTATCATGCTGATTCGTCCTCACGGTAGTACGAGCGGAGGGCCTTGATCCCGTCGGCCGCGGCACGCCGCGCGGCCTCGGGGGAGTTGCCCAGGATGACGGCGATCTCGGTGAAGGGCAGTCCGGCGATGTGGTGGTAGGCCACGGCGTGGCGCTGTTTGTCGGGAAGCCGAGCGAGCGCCGCCCACAGGTCGGGGTCGCGGGCGGCGGGGTCTGCACGCGCATCGCAGCGTTCGGGGACCGAGTCGGTGGGGACCGCCCGCCGCGAGCGGGCTCGGCCGAGGTCGAGGGCACGCCGGTGGGCGATGGTCACCAGCCATGCCTCGACATTGGCGTCCTCGGGAAGCTCGGGGTATGCACGCAACGCCGACAGGAACGTCTCGGACCACGCGTCCTCGGCATCCACCGGTCCCACGACGGCGCGGCACACCCGGAGCACGGTCGCACCGTGACACGCCACGATTTCTTCGAACGGTCGCACCTTCACATCATGAAGACGCCGGGGGACACCGGGATGTGAGATCACGTCCCGGGCAACCCGTCGAGAGCTTGTCGCAGGTCGCGCTCGAAGCGCTCTGCGTCGATGCCGAGCCCGTGCAGTACGCCGTCGGCATCCTCTTCCTCATAGAGGGCGAGCAGCAGATGCTCGGTGCCGATGTAGTTGTGGCCCAGGCGAAGTGCGTGCCGGAACGTCAGCTCCAGGGCCTTCTTCGCGCGTCCGTCGAACGGTACGAGGGCGGGCACGTCCTCCGACCGCGCGGGCAGCACGATGCGGTCCCGGATGCCGTCGAGGGCGATGCCCTGAGCCGCCACCAGCTGGGCGGCGAGACCGCTCGGATCCGAGAAGAGTCCCAGGACCAGGTGCGCGGGCGCGATCTCGCCGTTGCCCGCGGCGTGGGCCTCGTTCTGCGCGTGGACCACCGCGGCGCGGGCCCGTTCGGTGAACCGGCTGAAGCCGGCGTCGGGGTCGAGGGCGGCCGTGTCGGTCGGCGTCTTCGGCACGAAGCGTTTCTGGGCCGCCTGCTTGGTGACGCCCATGCATTTACCGATCTCGGTCCACGACGCCCCGGAGCGGCGGGCCTGATCGACGAAGTGCCCGATCAGGTGGTCGGCGACGTCGTCGAGAGCTTCGGCGGCCAGAACGGCGTCGGTCAACTGGTCGAGCGGTTCGTCGTGGACGCGGGTGATGACCTCGATGAGGTCGTCGAGACGGACGGGGCGGCTGATCTTGGCGGCATCACTCATGCGTCAACTGTAGGTTGACGCCACCAAAGCGTCAACCAGTAGTTGACGCTAGCTGCGCGGGTAGCCGCGCCGGACTGTGCGGTCGAGGATCCCCAACGTTCCTCGTAGGGCGAGCTCGGAGATCACGGGGAAGATCCCCATGTCGCGCCAGTGCTGGTGGATGTCGGACCAGTCGTAGAACGAGGTGACGAGGGTGCCGGTGTCGGCGGGCTCCAAGCGGTAGCCGTAGACGTGACCGATCTGCGGCTTGAGCTGCCCCAGGATGGTCCAGGCGATCAGCGCGTCCTGTTCGTACTGCGTGATGGCGACGGTGACGTCGTAGCGGCCGAGTTCGGGGAAATCATTGAGCGCCGCGCGGTCCATGTGGACGACGAAGGAGTCCCCGACGGCGCGGGCGGGCGAGCCGTCGGCGTCCTGGAGCATGCCGGTGGCGTCGATGGCGACGTGGCCCTGGGGGTCGCACAGCACCCCGAATATGTCGGCGGGCGGTGCGGCGATGATGCGGGACACTTCGATGCGATCGGTCATGGCGCCATCGTGTCATGCAGTGGCATAGCTCACGC is drawn from Mycolicibacterium gilvum and contains these coding sequences:
- a CDS encoding pyrimidine reductase family protein, which gives rise to MSGSGDGTHFTLLGRTDAVGVPDLAAHYPYPDGLDSCWVRANMITSVDGGATSAGKSGGLGGDGDRALFSALRELADVIVVGAQTVRSEDYSGVRLSASARLARQQRGQSEVPPIAVLTRSGRLDRDAKLFTRTDVPPLILTSTRALDDTRRLLGSVAEVLDASGAQPDSVDPAQALTLLAERGLRRVLTEGGPGILGMFTDDDLVDELCVTVAPLLLGGGPGRIVTGDGEVRSGMVLGHALTDGDGYLYLRYLRDR
- the zapE gene encoding cell division protein ZapE, with amino-acid sequence MHGSSDVEHLVDRHPSVTPERLVAQLIPPPTFADVSFDTYRPDPSEPSQAAAVQTCRKFAEQAVERRAGKKKLFGKREVLPGVGVYLDGGFGVGKTHLLASSYYEVAGRSDYRQAFATFGELTQLAGVFGFMECIELLSDYALVCIDEFELDDPGNTTLISRLLSALVERGVSVAATSNTLPEQLGEGRFAAQDFLREINTLASMFTTVRIEGPDYRHRDLPPAPEPPTDDEVARWAAEADGATLDDFDALCAHLATMHPSRYLTLIEGVSQVFVTGVHPIDDQNVALRLVSLTDRLYDAGIPVVASGTKLDTIFSEEMLAGGFRKKYLRATSRLLALTAAGQAGRTIT
- a CDS encoding GNAT family N-acetyltransferase encodes the protein MERRLTVQPATEDQLAELADVAARTFPLACPPSVSPDDVAAFIAENLTRERFADYLADPRRGVLVAVADGRIMGYAMTIDGVSDDPDVSSAVTVRPAVELSKLYVVPESHGAGVSSALMDAVVERARTREAASVWLGVNQRNERAQRFYAKHGFAVAGTKTFRLGGHWEQDYVMVRPA
- a CDS encoding methylated-DNA--[protein]-cysteine S-methyltransferase, with the protein product MIDIAFDVPGFDIPTSDEDDTLRRLHDRLAEAAEPAGVLDVAYRTIDSPVGTLLLAATPAGLVRVAFDVEGHEVVLARLAESVSPRILRAPDRLDDVARQLDEYFAKRRTTFDVAVDLTLARGFRRNVVEHLRHIGYGRRASYADVAAAVGSPRAVRAVGSACAHNPLPVVIPCHRVVRSDGTSGQYIGGPEAKTALLQLESSSG
- a CDS encoding RNA polymerase sigma factor codes for the protein MKVRPFEEIVACHGATVLRVCRAVVGPVDAEDAWSETFLSALRAYPELPEDANVEAWLVTIAHRRALDLGRARSRRAVPTDSVPERCDARADPAARDPDLWAALARLPDKQRHAVAYHHIAGLPFTEIAVILGNSPEAARRAAADGIKALRSYYREDESA
- a CDS encoding Clp protease N-terminal domain-containing protein, with the protein product MSDAAKISRPVRLDDLIEVITRVHDEPLDQLTDAVLAAEALDDVADHLIGHFVDQARRSGASWTEIGKCMGVTKQAAQKRFVPKTPTDTAALDPDAGFSRFTERARAAVVHAQNEAHAAGNGEIAPAHLVLGLFSDPSGLAAQLVAAQGIALDGIRDRIVLPARSEDVPALVPFDGRAKKALELTFRHALRLGHNYIGTEHLLLALYEEEDADGVLHGLGIDAERFERDLRQALDGLPGT
- a CDS encoding polyketide cyclase; this translates as MTDRIEVSRIIAAPPADIFGVLCDPQGHVAIDATGMLQDADGSPARAVGDSFVVHMDRAALNDFPELGRYDVTVAITQYEQDALIAWTILGQLKPQIGHVYGYRLEPADTGTLVTSFYDWSDIHQHWRDMGIFPVISELALRGTLGILDRTVRRGYPRS